The following coding sequences lie in one Deferrivibrio essentukiensis genomic window:
- a CDS encoding TorD/DmsD family molecular chaperone, whose amino-acid sequence MQFLNEETIFIIDFLQLFLKNNLNSEIINDLKKIPLDDVCDDDIKEILLYIGQNSAEVVEEELNFDYVKLFTHPKDFNTFPIASYHLSENKTVVSKITEEIKFEYIEDNFILSDNFKYGEDHLVAILEYIKNSKDKEKLNIFLEKYFYPWITKFSKAMYENADTIVYKKIAKLTEKLADDIRLVSYT is encoded by the coding sequence ATGCAGTTCTTAAATGAAGAAACAATTTTTATTATAGATTTCCTTCAATTATTTTTGAAAAATAATTTAAATAGCGAAATTATTAATGACTTAAAAAAGATACCTTTAGATGATGTTTGTGATGATGATATTAAAGAAATTTTGTTATACATAGGCCAAAATTCTGCTGAAGTAGTAGAAGAAGAACTTAATTTTGACTATGTTAAACTTTTTACTCATCCAAAGGATTTCAATACATTTCCAATTGCTTCATACCATTTAAGTGAAAACAAAACTGTTGTCTCTAAAATAACAGAAGAAATAAAATTTGAATATATTGAAGATAATTTTATATTATCAGATAATTTTAAATATGGAGAAGACCATTTAGTTGCTATTCTTGAATATATCAAGAATTCTAAGGATAAAGAGAAATTAAATATATTTTTAGAAAAATATTTCTATCCATGGATTACAAAATTCAGTAAAGCAATGTATGAAAATGCAGACACAATAGTATATAAAAAAATAGCTAAGTTAACCGAAAAACTTGCAGATGACATTAGGTTAGTCTCGTATACTTGA